In the genome of Acanthopagrus latus isolate v.2019 chromosome 17, fAcaLat1.1, whole genome shotgun sequence, the window TTTTGCCCCTGTCAAGTTCCACAGAGGCTGAATGGTGCTTCTGCTAATCGTATGTGATAATATAAGAGGCAGGCATGCTGTCAGCTGAAACTAATAAGGTGGCTTGGTGTTTTCACCAAAAGCTGATACAGTCAGATTAAACCAGGAAATTCAATTACACACTTACGTGCTGCCACTGACTTTGAAATCATAGTTTACACAAGGCTTGGTCTGCAGTGTAAATACTTTTACGTTAAATACTGCAGAACCCTTTACTGGAGAACCTGTGCTAATAGGGAGACCAAAGATTTGAAATGCCAGAATCAATTTACTCTTCTAGAGAAAGTAGTCTGATTGGAGTTTGTCATAGGTACATTTTGAACTTGGTTCAGCATGAGGATGCAGGTACGTACGTGTGGTCTAGTCAACGCTTTTTTCTGGCTGGAGGTATTACCTATGAGTCGCACAAAGCCTGTAAATGTTCATGGAAGTGAGAATTTAACAGCTGTTGAGTAAATGACAACCGGAGACCCAGGGTTGTCCTCTGTGTCGTCCTGCCGTAACTGAACACAATGCAGACATAACTTCCACACAGGTTATATATTGcacacatgaaataaacaaatctgtAGTAAGACACATATCATAAACTTTGAAACTTCAGTACTCCTTAGGGCAACGGCTGTTACACTTTAAGATGAGCCATGGAGCTTTATTCTAATTGAGAGTAAATTTAAAGTCCAACAACATGGTGAATACTTTTCCTTCCTCATAAAACTGTTTGAACACTGCTTTTATACAGTCAAAAGGGTTTGTATGTTATAAAGATTGGGTCATTGGCTTTACATCCATTAGTGCAGAACAGTTCTTCCGTCCAtccattttattcatttggttTGTGGGGCAAAGCAGAATGGGCCGAGTGATGTCATGGTCTGTGGACTACTGTTTGATGCAGTCGATAGCTGTTGATAGCAAGGTATTTTGAGTCACCTGGTCCCAGCTGAAGGTATATTTACATGTTATCTGCACTGcaatgaaaagaaagatttcATATGTTTAACTGGGTAACATATGACCAAGTGGGCTAAGAAAGATAGAAAAGATAGTGAAATAAAGATAGAAGAAAATCAGACACAGGAAATATGAGTTTTAGACAAGGTataattaaagggatattcctgTGTACGTTttatccatggtctaacacaccgtgacacaaGTAAGACCCCTCTCGAGAGATTAAGGTTTCTgactgctagcttatgtagttttagcaacctcagaaaagactgcacaataatatacactgcagtctatgcctccaaccaagacACAGGCATCAAAAAGCCcctcatagccacaaataatgctcagaacgGCATCAAACTTAAGTAACACCAGTgcaaatagggtcccagcacatagttcgaggcatcaaacatctgctagctttgccggatcactctcctgcagcagcttagTCGTTGTGGGGAAGCTCTGATGAGTCGATTACAAAGTGCAGTTAGAAGTGCTTAATTCCATTCTTTTCGCTGTCcactctcgataataactgttataaactggtaggcaagacacatatgaactttcATTGCATTTCCAtagagtaataatcatacattttcatgcttgagctgcggaactctactgcacttgactcgcagggcttccccacaacgaccaagctgctgcaggagagtggtgagctgtgttctcttttcagtagaaatccggcaaagctagcagatgttagATGCCTCAAGcactttttgttctttgtttgattACTTGCATCCAgccatccatcaatccatcttctctactccgagctcctcctgggtgacagagctTCTCACCCATCTCTAAGGGAGcaccctgccaccctgcggagaaaactcatttcagccgcttgtatccggcattttattcttttgatcatgacccaaagttcatggccataggtgagggtaggaatgTGGATTGATGggtaaattgagagcttcgcctttcagctcagctctctcttcaaCACAGAACGATACAACAACCGCATTACTGTGGCTGCTGCACCAatctgcctgtcaatctcacgctccatccttccctaACTCGTGAACAAGatcccaagatacttaaactcctccacttgaggcaggagCTCTCCTACAACCCGGAGGAAGCAGACCACCTTTTTctggtcgagaaccatggccttggcttggaggtgctgattctcatcccagccacttcacacttggctgcaagccaccccaggacatgctggaggtcctggcttgaaggagccaacaagacaacatcagtggtgaaaagcagagatgaaatccagtggctcctgAACCAGATCCCCTCTGGTTCCTGGCTGTGCCTACAAATTCtatccataaaaataatgaacagaaccggtgacaaagggcagccctgctggagtccaacatgcaatgggaacaggtctgactcaCTGCCGGCAATGCAAAACAAGCTCCTGCTATGTTTGTACAGGGACcatacagcccttagcagaAGGCCTCCAACCCtgtactcccggagcacctcccacagaatgccatgaAGGACatggtcgaatgccttctccaggtccacaaaacacatgtggactggttgggcaaaatcccatgaaccctcgagcaccctgcggagggtatagagctggtccagtgttctgCGGccaggacagaaaaacacattgttcctcctgaatctgaggttcgactatcggccgaattctcctctccagtaccctggaatagacttacccatggaggctgaggagtgttATCCcctgatagttggaacacaccctccagtCCACCTTTTTGAGTAGAgggatgctgcagagacgtgtcagccaagacagccccacagcatccagagacttgaggtactcaaGGCAAATCTCATCCACCCCTGGTGccttgccactgaggagcttccaaactacctcagtgacctcagcttgagtgatgaatgagtaaacctctgagtccccagcctctgcttcctttATGGAAGGCATGTCAgagggattgaggagatcctcgaagtattccttccttagtccctctcttcacccgagtgtgATTGGGTCGTCGGGGCCCCTGCCCAcaaccgccacccaaatcacaaaGCACtggccccttctgaaccctcctgtgGATGGAGTGACTACTGGAGGACAGGCCCATGTCGCTTGTTTGGGCTGCTCGCTTGCAAGCCTCAACCCCAGGCCTGTCTCCAGGATGGGGTCCCGGTGACACCATTCCGGGCGACATAAACTTCCTTGTTGCATACATAAAAATTCAAATCGCTGTTCTTCTCCAGCCGATGGcagtgtgacagaaaaagatgccaataaataataataaataacacaacaataCATCTCTTTCAATCCCACCACATACAACCAAACAGGTaggaggtccaccattactctcaTTCCTGTTGCACTCGTtgatcgacactttttgtctgccatgacgtCCCACGTGAGTTGTCCAAATACTCTCTTTTaagcaaactctgtgtacacaaacactgctctcaatgttcatgttcatgtgtagagaccctggtgatactacaagcaaagatTCATGTTTTGTCGAGcctttttagtattttaaaaatagcaaattTGATGTTAGCGTAAGAGTGCCCCTGCACTCTATCAAAAATTAGTTTGTCGGAAatgaaactatggtaaatctaaagtgcctcttttgtcgtaattatgcatttacacaagggtttgactcatatacattcacaaataaagccttggttgcattttggtgcgagtttcactttaatagcTCACCTGTTACTAAGATACAACTTAGTAACAGGAGATAAACTAATCAGCTCTGCTCGCTGAACCCTTTGGCTAGCAAGATTTAAAGTAAATACCATTGCATACAGttgacaaacagaaaatataatcTAGATAACAAGACAGGCTAGCTAAACAGCCACTCCCTAAATCAATGAAAAGTGTTCTTGGACAAATGACTGtccagctgcagcctgaagtTGTGAGTCTAACAGAGAATAGGATGGCTTGATACAGTCAGCTCAGAGGGACAGTGTAGCAGGTTGCAGTGGGGAGGAAACACATACAAAATCAGTTTATGTTTACTAGGTTATTTAAATCACATACCTGTCTTCATTACTTTTTACGGACAGTTCAGCTAGCAGGAATGAACAGATGATTACAGTGCATTTGaaagcagtgtgtgttggcCCTTTACTGAGttctccctcccttttcagATACACATCTGACCTCTGAGCTGAACTCAGGGCAgttctgaatgaaaacacaagagaaacatAGATTCCTTATCctaatgtgctgctgctggtgatgatgTGCCCTGGGTGTGTGGCAAAAATTACAGCCATTACCGCCATCGCTGCCTCGCCTTGAAGGCCTTTTTcaccctctttctccctcttatTTCTCCCATCTCACCTCTCTAATCTTGCTGCTGCCGTTATATGAAACTGTAACTGAATTCCAAATGAATCTCAGGTCGTGGCGGACTGAAATTGATGTGTTGAATGCTAAGCTCTGCATTAAAGCATGACGATAATGGCATGATGTTTCTCGAGTCATCTCGGGAATCTCACTTACACCCATGACCCCCCTCAACCACAACCCCTCTAACATTCCAGTTGCTGTAAAGTCAGTGGTAGTACAACTGATTTTCTAAATATTGcttattttttaatgtcactCAGTTAGAAGCCTCTTGCACTTTACTGGCTTTGTTTCTGGCTTTGTTGCTGAGAAAGTGGACAAATGCTAGGAATATAGTCCAGTCAATTATactaaaacaaatgacaatTTCTTGCCCAGCTAACACCTTAGCATTTTCTTAGTGAACATATTCAGTGTGCACATTGCGTTTTCACCAAATCTGGAATTGGTGTGAGAGTCTCACTGcaaggtcagtgtgtgtgagtcctcAGAGGGGCGACACAGAGCTAATGAAACCATTTTCATGACCACAGTAGTAAAggaagaatgtgtttgtgaagaaACATAATGTGTACTGCTGTACCTACTGACTGGTAAGCTGTGGTTGATTTGTACAGCGGCAAACCCAAACAGAAGGcgacatcatcattattatcatcattataattgttgttgctttttcttaTTCATCATGTGCCGTGTAAAAGTGCTCTAAAAGTGCTTTactttgtatattttatattttggttATATACATTTCTGTATTACATTATTGGCTTTCAGTGGAAAGCAAATTAAGAATTTCATTGTGTGAGTCTGTCAACGAGCAAAAGACTACCACTAGCTCTGTTCAGAGAATCTGGCTGGagaaaattcagaaaataaagaaatcacagTTCACCgccaaaaacacagctttcaatGATCAAAtccaaatgaaatgtttatatttaaacTCTCTTCTTAATAGAGAATATAACTCACCAATAATATTGTTGAACCCACAGCCTGTTTGGCTTATTAGACAATGTGTTCCATGGTGAATATTTGTCTGCAAACagtacaaaatgtaaacagattAGTTTGCTAGCTCAACAGTACCATCAGTCATGATATTGACATACGTTTAACCCTCCTCTGTGGGCTGTAGGCGACGGCGGAAACCCTGTGGAGGCTGCTGGTGACGGTGGAAACCCTCAGGAGGTCGGCTGCGAGGGCGTAGGCTAGGACCCATTGTAAGCCCACGGCAGTGGTGGAAGTCCTCTGGAGGCTGACAGTGAAAGCATGGGCTGGGATCCTCTGGAAGCTAGCAATGGGAGCAAAGTCTGAAGCCCTCTGTAGGCCGGCGACAAGGCCGAAGGCTGAGACCTGGGAGCCAACGGAGGACCACTGGCAGCTGTCAGTCTTGAGGCCGATGGGTAACCACTTGCAGCTGTTGGCCTGGAAGCTGATGGAGAACCACTGGCAGGAATTGGACTTGACCGGCCCTCTGACTCAGGGACAGGAATCGGTGTTAGTCAGGGTGCTGACTGGgagccactggcaggtgtcagCTTTACTGCTGACGTATAGACAACTGACCAGTCAAGTTATTGTGATGTCATAGCTTTGTGACTGTTGGTGTTGTGACTCAAACATAATAATTAACATAGCTCCATGACATCATTTCAACACTGATAAAGTATGTCTGTATCTGGAGCAAGCCACAGGTGATGACTCAAGCTGGGACTTCAGCTGGATACAGGTTGGCACATACTGTTGTATTGCTCATTTATTATTTCCCCcttttcagtttcctgtctTGGTAAGAGTTGGGAAATGGTTTGGTTTGGGTAACATACTAACAACTATTCATATTTcgtaatgtgaaatgtgttgagAGGATTATATAAATCACGTGCCTATTTTTGGGTCTTTTTCCTAAGTCATGAAGCTgatattacaaaaacatgattggaCAGCAACATTAAGTAAGATTGGGGGAGAGACCTAGGAGGTTGGGATGCGGGGCAGTAGAGACACCGGCATAGGGAGCATAGAGACACCGACAGGCGTCGGCTGGACTGTTGATGGGGTGACACTGGCAGATGTCAGCTTAGGAGTGGACAGATGAGCACTGGCAGGTGTCGATCGGGCCTCCAATAATGGAGCTGGAACCCTGGGCAGGCATGGCTCCAGGGCGCTTGGCCGCAGTGAGGAACAGCAAATCAGGACACCAGATGTCAGGGAGACAGGATGTGTTCGGGGACGTCTCCTTCTTGGCCTTAACACCTGGGAACTAGCAGACCCGGGAGCTAACAGTAAGCTAGCTAGATCATGGATACCCAGCACTGGGGAAGGCGAGAGGCTAACAGGCAGCGTCATTAACACATTAACAGCAACATGTTAGTCACTGCCATGACCTTCTGCTCCAAGTTTTGCTTCTAGTCCCGTGTTGCCCGGAACCTGTGTCCTAAATGGCTACGAAACTGCTACTGTTTGCTGGGTCCATAATTACGGCCTGTTCATTCGGTTACATTTAAGGGGAAAACTTCATGGGGACCCAAATGAACATGCACAAAATAGGGGAACAGAAAGCGAACTTTTTTAACAAAAGCTGaagtacaaacaaaaccaaatgactaaggaaaccagaaaaaaacagaagtgggTCATAGGACAAAGTTCAACAAATACATATAACAAATTAATGAAGAACAAGAGAAACCAGAAACATACCAGGGCAAGACATGAGGAGACACTGGAGGGACACTGGAGCAGAATGCCGGGTGGCAATACAGGAAAGGCGGACCAAGATGGAGTAACAGGGAAACATCACAGTACTAAACAACATGGAGAAATCACTAAACACTCAGTACATCAGGAAGGACATCACAAAACGAATTGACAAAGTAAGCTTCTTCAGTGGCTAAGTGTCAGTTTCAATGAGTTCCTATAGTACTAGATTTACATTGTGCTGCCGACGagaaacaatctgtttattctgatcaaATATCACTTTTCTCTaaccttgtttgttttctgttcccacaagctgcaagctgtgtcaCTCTCTATACTCTCAAtagcttcctcctccccctcgtcttctgctttctcctccttctctttctcctcctcctctctttcattcaggctcccttctgatggaccacGGCCCCATCGGACCATCTACCATTTCCAGGCTCCTGCTGCCTTGAAATACTGACGGATCTGGATCGTCACACcctgggctctgctggatcattgctctcgTCTGCTTCACTATCTCCTCATATctatatttctttaaatcttgatgcctctctctgtctattactaattatcttgtgtggcctgccctcttccaggtcaccatggtggacAGGAGGTCGTGTGGCTCGGGCACCACTTGGTGATGCCTCGTCCAGCTCAGTCATCTCTCggatccacacactttacatataacTTGTATCAGACTTTTTGTTAATGTAACTTATAAACTGTGAATTGTTGCACTTTTCTGTACATtcgacatctattgcatgtctgtccgtcctggaagagggatccttcctctgtggctcttcctgaggtttcttccattgttttttctttacccggttaaaagggttttttttttccatcaacatgtaaagtttttcctcacttggatcgagggtctaaggatagaggatgttgttcactgtacagactgtaaagcccattaaggcaatgtgattgtgattttgggctacataaataaaattgatttgatttgacttgaaAGACAAGAGGGAGGACAAGGaatatatacagacacactaaagACAGGATGAGGAACAGGCGGAGTGAAGAGGGACAAGGAACTGGTGAGGAAATGAACGGAAAAATACTGGAGAGAGGAAACTAAAAGCTAGACACAACACAAGAGGGAGACCTTtccaaagtaaaacaggaaactggGTTCATAACATACTGGGATGTTTTCCTGCCAATGTCTGTTTGAACacagctttctttttctccctctttctttctcccttccCAGAGACTCAGAAAAATACAGCAATACTATAAGAGAAATACCGGAGGAGAGGCTTGAGCATGGGTTTAGAGATCATATCAACTGCAAGCTTCATTCCTTTTCTACTTTCAGCATGTCTCTTATTGATGAAGCAAAGATGCTTGTGAAGACATACccgcaaatgttttttttaagagctcTGGTTATGATCAGAGCTCTGTTGGGGTctctaaaaatacaaatattaggATCAGAGATAAatatcagagagagaaaaaggcagaCAAATTGATTACCAGTCCCTGCCACATAGCAAAGGGCACCCCAGTTGGTACTCGAACCCCTGGTTGTGCAGTGAcgacaaagcctctgtacatgggatgaTCGCTCTACAAACTGAGCTAATGGGTGCCCCTTCAACCAATGTTTAGTGAGCTGTAGGGTATATGTAGGCAGATGAGAGGCATCGTACTCATCAGCATCACCACAAGTTATTCAAGTTCGACCTTTTCCAGTCACAAGACGACAGCTTTAAATAtgtctgttcacacctgttaCAACATAATGTATCACAATAAACAGGCAGGTAGCATGACAGACATTGATGCAAGTAATGCAGATATTTGATCACGATAATGTGGTGGGAGTTAACATATGGCAACAATTACAAATGTACTACAACAGACTGTCAGTTTCTTTATGAAGTCAGATTTCCCCCCCAAGTCATATATCTATTAAAGCTGTCCCATTTTTCCTTAACCATATCATTATTACAGTTCAGTCTTCCCCCCATCTTTTCATGTTCTACACCAGCCATCCCCAATTAGCGACCCACGGACCAAATCCAGCCCGTGAGAGCTGAGCAAAGGCCGTGTGTTGGAGAGGGTGTGTGACCTGCGTGATGAGCTGGTATCATTTTTGCACCAAATTTCTGAGCTTTTTAAGTGACAAGAAGGTGATGGCAGAtgtaacattttttgtgtgacaTCATGTCTCGTAAATCACCTAAATCTGCAACTACAGGGCAAAAACCACACTGTTGCTGAAATGCACGAGGCAGCTGAAGCTTTCCGGTCAAAGCTGAACcttctggagagagagaggcatggAGGAAAGTTGCACTTTGCACAACATGCAGGAACATCCAGCGATGAAGGATTTTATGTCAAGTCTGGCAGAAAACTTCAAGGAATGATTTGAAAGCTCCCCTAAACTCTCATGTGACATCCCCCTCTTCCTGAGACAGCCATTCTCTTTTCCGGCTGATGGCCAGTAGACTACAGAGGCCAAAACACTGTTGACTTCTATTGATGAGGCAGCTCTTCAGATGGAGGTCTTAGAGATGGAAACATCGGATTTGCTCAAAGCACAGCACAAGGACATTTTGGCGAGTGACTTTTGGATCAACATGGTTCCACAAGCTCGATTCAAAAACACCAGAGCTGTTGCAATGCTCTTACTCACAATGTTCCCCTCCACATATGTGAGTCATCATTTTCTTCAATGAACACTATCAAGAGTCAGGACGGAAAcagactctctctgtctgtctctgcttgtcttcctgtctgtctctgtaagtgtgtgtgtgtgtgtgtgtgtgtgtgtgtgtgtgtgtgtgtgtgtgtgtgtgtgtgtgtttgctggatCTGATGTCCTCCAGTCTGACTGTTTTCACACAGTCTCACTTTGCTGTTCTTGAGGTGAATGTGGTTGTAGAAATGctgctgacagctgtctgtgtggaTACCTGAGAGCCATTTGGATATTTTACTGAGGGGTACACTGTTTAACATTTAGCATCAATGTTTCTGATATTGGTATTCAGAAATATTCCAGGTCTATGTAGAAAAATTATCATCTTTGCCTGAGGAtactcttttttcctcttgtgcaCCGCTTGCTGTAGTGCTGTTGTTTATGGTTGTTGATCAAACTGGTCATATTATGTTGATCGAAATATTCTCCAGGGACATTCAAATAAATCAGCTGTTGATACTGACTTATTTTCTTTCAAGTATGCATTTTTTCTTGCCTGTCCTTCTACACAGGCTATGACTATATCTGCTACTACAACCGACTCCCACTGGTACAACTAACCATGACAATAATACTAATTCTAATAATAGCAGCAACAGTAACATCTCCatataaaacaatgtttactggtccccaaaaaaaaaaaaagaaagaaaagaaaagaaaacgacATAATTTGGCCCTCTGTGAGAACTAATTGGGGAACCCTGTCCTACACTATCCATCATTTGAATCTTCCACATATTTAATGTAGgaataatgataacattttttattattctaaaaGCAGATTTATTTAGTTGTGGCACCACAGTTCTGTCTCCAAGGAGACACGCTCGTAGTGATCTAGGAAGTTCATGTTCTAACCATTTACCCACATAGTCTGGAACATTTCCACAGAGGGAGGAACTATGGAACATTCCCATagtgcatgtatgcatgtgcttcattctttttttacatttccaacATAGATCGTCTTTAGTTAGGCCCAATCCACTAAGTCTTGTTGGGGTAAAGTAATATGGATGAATAATTTTACCGATTAAATTTGCCTCTGGCTTCTCTGATATATTCCCCAGAGTTTTAGAAAATCCCATCCCATGTTTTTCTAATAAATGAACAACCAAGGTCTTTTTCCGAGATCATCATTCCTAGAATATTATTCCAGCCACTGTTATTTACCCAAGGACATATCTCACACCACTTCGAACATTTTCTTAACGACTGAATAGATAGTCTGTTTACCTATCTTAATGTTAGGattctgctgcagagatgcatACTTTTGAGTATGGTGAGAGATCTTACATTTTAGATGTACTTCTTGCCACACTGCTAAGTATTTCATACCTTTTGCAAGCAGGTTTAAAGTTCTAATCAAAGTGAAGGGAGGTGTCGGGCTTTCTGCTGCTAGCCCCCCTTGAATTTacaaatgaatttaaaaaataaataatggaaaaaagACATTATGCATGCCTGTATTCTGCAAAATGGGATCATTTCTTTAGTTCTCTTTTCCGCTTATCTGTGAGGGTAGTGGGGATGTTggcgtccccccccccccccaagggGTTGcagggcttactggggccaaatccagtttacTCGATGGGTgaaggccagggtacaccctggatgagttgccagctcatcacaggacccttactgatggcagtggccGCCACACAAgttgccaactgcacatcaggagcagttttggggttcagtatcttgctcaaggatacttcgacatgtagctcagtcCCGCCCCAGAGGagccgggattcaaaccagcgaccttccaatcactagtccaccagctctacccactgagcaaGAGTTGTTATCTTGTCTAAAGTGGGGCAATGTTATAACTGCAAAACACATGGGAAGGTGTGAGAATGGAAGAGGAACCACACCTGTCCTACTTACCTTTAAAGATGATGTGGTTCCAAAAAGAAACATGATGGGATACAGGAGTTACCCAGTGAGAGACAATGAAAAACCTCCTTTGAGATGCAGTAACTGCCAGAGATATGGCCAGAAAGAGGATGTAGCAAGGATCATGATGGAAAAGAGTGTAATAAACCTGTGAAACTGTGGGGGTGATCATCCAGCTTCCTACAGGGGATGTCAAAACTatgtcaaagcagaaaatgttgaaagaatCAAGAAggaaaataacataacataacataacatatctTATGCAGAGGCAGCCAGAAGGGTGGAGGATAAAAGTGTGgtcagtcaaagtcaaagttgcTTCTGCTGCAGAAAGTAGGCCTGCACGATATGAGGAAAATCTGTTCAAACACTGTTCAATATTGTGACCAGTTACAATATTTGTAACACGTTGTCTCTCCTGAATCCAAAATAAGTCCATATAGCAGCTCTGTCACTAATTGTGGGgagcacgcacgcacgcacgcacgcacgcacgcatgcacgcacgcacgcacacacgtgtTAGCGTTGGAGTTAAAAACATCTCGTAATTCATTCCCTTAACTGTTTGGTAGCATGATCAAGGGTGCACACTTGTTCGTCCTGCTATTTACTggatacatgcatacatactcACACAATCAGCACACACTcagtgctgtttcttttcaccaCAAGGTCTTCGTCGACCACATttccatccttctctctcctccctcagccatCATAACCTGGCAATCACCACCAAACTGATGGCGATTAATTTGGTCAGGAAGCTAACGGCTAGCTGGGGCTTCATCTGATTGGCCCTTGTATCCAGGGCTCCGTCTGATAGgctaaatgttggcatgctCAAGGTGCATGCATGGCACATgtaaacttgtttatttttcttattaatcACGTGTCAGGCCGTCTTTCGCAATGTGTTTATCGCACATGTTCATATCgcgatgatgatgaaaattaGATTTAACAGGCAGCCTTAGCAGAAAGACTTTCAGGCTTCAAGGGAATAAATCCAAAGGAAAAATGGGAGTTTACCTACTCTCAGAACAGTGCAGATCAAAGGTCAAATGGAAGTCAACATTAGGCTTAGATGATAATTACgaagaagaaagggaaactACATATAGGGACTACGATGGTGATTAGTATCCTCTGCAATATGTTTTACATAATGCAATGGAATGCTAGGATTTATCTAATTGAAAATGGGCAAGAATTTAAACACATGTTAGATGGgcttgaagaaaaaacagacataattTGCATTGAGGAAACTTGGTTGAAACCGAGACTTGATTTTACAACACCAGGATATAAATGGGGGGGGGAGTATGCAACTTTGATTAGAAATGGAATTCAGtatagaaaaacagaaatgaactCAGTGTTAGAATGTGTCATCACAGCTGTATGGACTGACAGGGGGAAAATCCTCATTGTC includes:
- the LOC119005676 gene encoding uncharacterized protein LOC119005676; translated protein: MTELDEASPSGARATRPPVHHADICQCHPINSPADACRCLYAPYAGVSTAPHPNLLVRGPVKSNSCQWFSISFQANSCKWLPIGLKTDSCQWSSVGSQVSAFGLVAGLQRASDFAPIASFQRIPAHAFTVSLQRTSTTAVGLQWVLAYALAADLLRVSTVTSSLHRVSAVAYSPQRRVKHKYSPWNTLSNKPNRLWVQQYYWHCGLEGNLHHHPIIPCLQIVPEWMAAECFDVWNTFPGESMYVFLGALELELEVGNTELEIITYLQLNTPIILTNKPSAESSDESSMLLHLTASAKRRDESWQHIFSVRNIKV